One Saimiri boliviensis isolate mSaiBol1 chromosome 7, mSaiBol1.pri, whole genome shotgun sequence genomic window, caccactcctattcaatatagtactggaagttctagccagagcaatcaggcaagaaaaagaaataaagggtattcaaataggaaaggaggaaatcaaattgtctctatttgcagatgacatgattgtatatctagaagaccccatcatctcagcccaaaatctcctgaaactgataagcaacttcagcaaagtctcaggatacaaaatcaatgtgcaacaATCACAAGctttcctgtacaccagtaacagacttaaagagagccaaatcaagaatgaactgccattcacaactgctacaaagagaataaaatacctaggaatagaactaacaaggaacataaaggacctcttcaaggagaactacaagccactgctcaacaaaataagagaggatacaaacagatggagaaacattccatgttcacggctaagaagaatcaatatcgtgaaaatagccatactgcacaaagtaatttacagatttaacgctattcccatcaagctaccaatgaccttcttcacaaaactggaaaaaaacaccttaaacttcatatggaaccaaaagagagcccgcatagccaagtcaattctaagcaaaaagaacaaagcaggaggcatcacactactggacttcaaactatactacaaggctacagtaattaaaacagcatggtactggtaccaaaacagagatatagatgaatggaacagaacagaggcctcggaggaaacacaacatatctacaaccatctgattgttgacaaacctgacaaaaacaagcaatggggaaaggattccctgttcaataaatggtgttgggaaaactggctagccatgtgcagaaagcagaaactggaccccttcctgacaccttacactaaaattaactccagatggattaaagacttaaacgtaagacctaacaccataaaaaccctagaagaaaatctaggcaaaagcattcaggacataggtgtaggcaaggacatcatgaccaaaacatcaaaaacattggtaacaaaagccaaaatagacaaatgggacctaatcaaactccacagcttttgcacggcaaaagaaacagtcattagagtaaatccacaaccaacagaatgggaaaatatttttgcagtctacccatctgacaaggggctgatatccagaatttagaaagaactaaaacagatctacaagaaaaaaacaaacaagcccattcaaaagtggatgaaggatatgaacagacactttacagaagaagacatacagaaggccaacaaacatatgaaaaaatgttcatcatcactggtcattagagaaatgcaaatcaaaactacattgagataccatctcatgccagttcgaatggcgatcattaaaaaatctggagacaacagatgctggagaggatgtggagaaataggaacacttttacactgttggtgggagtgtaaattagttcaaccattgtggaagacagtctggctattccttaaggacctagaaatagaaattccatttgacccagcaatcccattactggatatatatccaaaggattataaatcattctgctataaggacacatgcacaggaatgttcatagcagcactgtttacaatagcaaagacctggaaccaactcaaatgcccattgattgtagactggacagggaaaatgtggtacatatagaaccatggaatattatgcagccatcgaaaacgatgagtttgtgtcctttgtagggacatgaatgaacctggaaaccatcattctcagcaaactgacacaagagcagaaaatcaaacaccgcattttCTCTCTCATAGGTgtgtgatgaacaatgagaacacatggacacaggaaggggagcactacatactggggtctgttggagggaaatgggggagggacagcagggggtggggaggtgggggagatagcatggggagaaatgtcagatataggtgaaggggaggaaggcagcaaatcacactgctatgtgtgtacctatgcaacaatcttgtatgttcttcacatgtaccccaaaacataaaatacaataaaaaaaaaaaagaattattcaagCCTAAGAAGATATACCTACTGTAAGGATGGGTTTTGGTATCAATTTTTGGTATCAATCTATGTTTATACATAGAAAATGCTGTCTGTGTGCTTAGCTGTCAAATAAGGAGATTAGGGGACAGTTAAATGGAATCAATGATGTCATAAGGAGTGGTGGAATTCTAATTCAGAGACATAAGGAGAAGACTGACCAGCTTCTTCTGAAGACTTCTGCCCTCTAAAGACTAAGGCCTAATTCCATTGGCTTATTTGAATTCCTTGGTGCTAAGTCCATTTTCAGACAAAGTTTCTGTGGGAAGAGCTATGGAAAAAGAAATCTCTCCTTGCAAAGTGAACTAGAATTACCAGCCCTTCAGCTGTAGCTGAAGGTGGGAGCCCATGGAACCTCAGAAGCTGCTGATAATTGGATTTTTGCTGTGCTCTCTAACTTGCCTCTTGTTGGAGAGAGTAGCTTCTTCTCCTTCGCCTTTGTCTGCCTTGGGAATACAAGAAAAAGCAGGAGTGAAACCACGCTCAGGGGGTAATCACAGGTCCTGGCTGAGCGACTTCAGGGATTACTTATGGGATCTTATCAAGTGTGCCTTACCTCCAGCAGCCATTGTTGCTTTCTTTCTCACCTCAGCACTAATGGGGATCCTCTGCTGCTTCACCATTCTTGTAGTTGACCCAGTCCAGTGAAGAACGAGAAGTTCTATAGGGCAAGTGTGGTCTCTCCTGTTGGACTCCAAAAGAGTGGGGCATTTGCTGTCTGCTTAAAATGAGGAAGTATCTTCAGTTAAAATTAAATTGTCTTCCAACTTAAATTATCTttgccttcattttctccttcaaaAGTTGCAATTTAAAAATGCGAATAGCCTTATTACAATTTTggttataaaagtaataaatattcactgcaaaaaaaatttgagaaatacagAGAGAAGAAGAGTATCCATAATTCTAGCACCTACAAATAAACACCATTAACATCTTGATGCGCCTCCCTTCAGTGttttttctatgtatgtattATCAGTTTTCCAAAGTCTGTTCTGTGAACCAATGCTTCTGTTTTAATAAAAGTCAtgaaacagtgaaagaaaaatagattctaTAAAGCtctaacattaaagaaaaaatatcataaattggACTTTGTTCAGATTAAAAATCTCTGCTCACcataagatattaaaaataaaaaaggtaaaatgcaCAAAGAGAAAATGTCTGCAAAACGTATAAGGAATTTGTATCTAGATTACATAGTCATTACACATCAATAATAAAAGgacaaaatctattaaaaataggaaaacatcCTGAAAGTCACAAAGTAAGACACATAAATAGACAATAAGTATATGAAATGTggtcaacatcactggtcatcacATTAAACCCTAATGAGTTACTCCTTCACACCAATTAGGATgggtaaaatgaaaaagataatggCAAACATAAGGACCCTTACACATTGATGGTTGGAGTGTAGGATGAACAAACCTCTTTGGAAAACTATGATAATCTCTTATCaagttaaacatacacatacTGCAGGACACCCAAATTTTGTCActaaatatcaaaaagaaaaacatgtctacAAAAAGACTTGTACATAAAaattcatagcaactttatttgtaGTAGCCTCAAACTGGACATAGTCCAATTATTCATCAACGGgaaacagaataaacaaattgtggtatactGTATTCACATGACAGtatactacacagcaataaaaaaggaacatGCCAGTGACACATGAAAAACATGGATGAATTCTACAGACATTATGTTTAGCTAAAGAAGCCAAActaaaaaaatgctttatatatcAATGTATTTGTACAGAATTCAGAAAATAGCCAAAACTAATATACATAGAAAGAAATCAGAATAGCATTTGTGGCTGGTATTGGGGTTGATTTCGGAAAGGAGGACAGGGAACTTTTTGGTTACTGAAAGTATTCTCTTTGGAATGGTTTGGGTTTCATGAGTGTACACATTtgtcatttgtcaaaactcattgaagTGTACACTTAAACTCTCTTCATTTCAATGTATACAAACGTTATACgttaattaaaaatgcatattaagtaaagttttaagattaaaaaagaggagaaagccAACTATGCAAGTAGAGATCCACAGAGTGTTGAATATAGAACAGGAAACAGTGAGAGGTAATACTAGAGGGTCATCAATGTTaagctttagtttttttcttatttgtaaacgTGCTGTCAAAGATGGCTTTCACGGACGGCAGGAAGTTTAAAGAACAAGCTATTCCACTAGGATACGCCATAGACTTTGCTCGTAAATACGTTTAGAATCCGTCCAGTTCTCTAGATACTATATTGTTTTACCCTTGGTCTTAGCCACCATCATCCAGCTTTTGTCCTGGCCGCTATTCTTGCTTCAGTTCTGATTCCTACAACCTTCCATCTTCTACACTGCAACCAGAGAGACTGATCTTTTATTAACATAAATCTTATGACATCAAATTTTCCTGCTTAAAACACGGCAGTATCTTTCAATTGTGCTTAGAGGAAAATTGAGTCTTGAAGGTTTTGCATTATCTGGCTCCTGCCTACCTCTCAATACTTACACTTTTCTACTGCTGACTGTTGATCTGCTTCTAACTTAAAAGCTAATACTTCTCACTGTTATTTTTGGGTAGAGGAAGTTGCAGCTTTTACTCTTTGCTCCTCACAGGTTGGTTTTCTCAGCTTTAAGTAATAGCAAGCTGCTCTGACTAGTTGTCATCAGCTAGACCAATGAatcttctgttttaaattctttgatcAATTCCCTGTACTGATGCAGATGGAGTCTAGCCCCTACTTGAGAGTTTTCCTCACCCAAATGACTCTGTTTCAGAGACACCACTATACTGTCAATTTTGAAATTTAGAACAAGCCCTAATTCTAGGTCTCTGCCTTGTGTTCATGGAACACCTCAagctaaatttatattttcatgacttttcttccctttctggaCTCTGTCTCATCTCCAAATTGTCAGTGGTTTTTGCCGTTCTCATTCGAGCAGCCACATGATTATGGGAACCTACAAACTGGGAGCAGAACTAGTGATTAAGATGGGGCATGTAGACTTTGGAACAACTTATTAACTTCTGGGTGTGGCCCACACGAATCTGGCAAGCTCAGACTCATAGCACTTCTCCTTGAATTTACCCTGGGGAAGAGGCTTAGCTAGCAGTTCTTTAAAGAGCCCAGTGTTTGGTGCCAGGTGTTTTCCTTGTAAAACAGCTGACCAACTTTATAGAATGCAATCAGAGCCTTGGGTTGCCTCCTACAAGGAGAAACTGGTGACCCATTTCAGTTAACACTACAAAAAACTTACTCTGAGACCCAAAATGGTTTGAGGGAATAAAGAAAGTGCCTATTAATTGAATTTTggataaatttttaattgtagaaAATTACACATAACATGAAACAATTTCCACTGTTTAAAAGCATGcaattcagtagcattaagtacattcctAATATTATGCAACTATCACTACTACTTAGTTCCAGAACTATTGCATTACATCAAAAAGAAACCTTGTACCCATGAAGCAATTATTTCCAACTACTCCCTCAATTAACCCCTGGAAGTCACAAATATGCTatctatctctatgaatttgcctattctggatatttcaaataaatgaaaccatTCAGTATGTGTGGTTTTTTGTGTCTGCTTCCTTTACTTTTAGCATGTCTTCAGGCTTCACTGGTGTTGTAGTATTTAACACAActacattcctttttatggttgaataatattctattacatGGATATTCTATGTCTTGTGTATCCATTTATCTGTGGATGAACATTCaggttgtttctacctttatGCTACTACGAAtggtgctgctatgaata contains:
- the LOC101052777 gene encoding small integral membrane protein 9-like, translating into MEPQKLLIIGFLLCSLTCLLLERVASSPSPLSALGIQEKAGVKPRSGGNHRSWLSDFRDYLWDLIKCALPPAAIVAFFLTSALMGILCCFTILVVDPVQ